From a single Methylobacterium oryzae genomic region:
- a CDS encoding DUF6691 family protein, with protein sequence MAKTVSALAVGLLFGLGLLVSGMADPAKVRAFLDVTGRWDPSLALVMAGAVAVSAAGYRLALRRGRPVLAPRFDVPTRRDLDLRLIAGAAIFGLGWGLVGLCPGPALTILTVAPAEALTFVAAMVAGMLLFRLVPPVRPKPKAVPGAGA encoded by the coding sequence ATGGCCAAGACCGTCTCCGCCCTCGCCGTCGGCCTCCTGTTCGGCCTCGGCCTCCTCGTCTCGGGCATGGCCGACCCGGCCAAGGTGCGCGCCTTCCTCGACGTGACGGGCCGCTGGGACCCGAGCCTCGCCCTCGTCATGGCGGGTGCCGTCGCGGTCTCGGCCGCCGGTTACCGCCTGGCGCTGCGGCGCGGCCGGCCGGTGCTCGCGCCCAGGTTCGATGTCCCGACCCGGCGCGACCTCGACCTGCGTCTCATCGCCGGAGCCGCGATCTTCGGCCTCGGCTGGGGCCTGGTCGGCCTCTGCCCCGGCCCCGCCCTCACCATCCTGACGGTGGCCCCGGCCGAGGCCCTGACCTTCGTGGCGGCGATGGTCGCCGGCATGCTGCTGTTCCGCCTCGTGCCGCCGGTGCGTCCGAAGCCGAAGGCCGTGCCGGGAGCCGGCGCCTGA
- a CDS encoding VOC family protein, which yields MATPASSRPQAGPDRVLAEAPYRIGAVTLAVRDLDALTRFYRDIIGLGILSETESAVHLGTGDATRLVLRRDPNARSRDPREAGLFHTAFLLPDRSDLGAWLLHAERHGIALTGGADHLVSEAVYLDDPEGNGIEIYVDRPASAWPRASDGSVVMRNERLDQAGIVGAATRPWSAMPAAACVGHVHLQVGDLGAAERFYANLLGFDVMCRYPGALFLGSGGYHHQLAGNVWNSRGAAVRSEGRTGLAEVVLLVDRPTLASTGDRLREADAPLGADDGALVVRDPWGMALRLQPTD from the coding sequence ATGGCGACACCCGCTTCGAGCCGGCCCCAGGCCGGGCCGGACCGCGTCCTGGCCGAGGCGCCGTACCGGATCGGTGCGGTGACCCTGGCCGTGCGCGACCTCGACGCGCTCACGCGGTTCTACCGGGACATCATCGGGCTCGGCATCCTCTCGGAGACCGAGAGTGCCGTGCATCTCGGGACGGGCGACGCGACGCGCCTCGTCCTGCGCCGTGACCCGAACGCGCGGTCACGGGACCCGCGCGAGGCCGGCCTGTTCCACACGGCGTTCCTGCTGCCCGACCGAAGCGACCTCGGTGCCTGGCTCCTGCACGCGGAGAGGCACGGCATCGCGCTCACGGGCGGCGCCGACCACCTCGTGAGCGAGGCCGTCTACCTCGACGATCCGGAAGGCAACGGCATCGAGATCTACGTCGATCGCCCGGCATCGGCGTGGCCGCGTGCGTCGGACGGTTCGGTCGTGATGCGCAACGAACGGCTCGATCAGGCCGGGATCGTCGGTGCCGCGACGCGTCCCTGGTCGGCGATGCCGGCCGCCGCCTGCGTCGGGCACGTCCATCTCCAGGTGGGCGACCTCGGAGCGGCAGAGCGCTTCTACGCGAACCTGCTCGGCTTCGACGTGATGTGCCGCTATCCGGGAGCCCTGTTCCTCGGCTCCGGCGGCTACCACCATCAGCTGGCCGGCAACGTCTGGAACAGCCGCGGTGCGGCCGTCAGATCCGAGGGGCGGACGGGCCTCGCCGAGGTGGTGCTGCTGGTCGATCGACCGACCCTGGCATCGACGGGAGACCGTCTGCGCGAGGCCGACGCGCCCCTCGGCGCGGACGACGGCGCGCTCGTTGTCCGCGATCCCTGGGGCATGGCTCTGCGGCTCCAGCCCACCGACTGA
- a CDS encoding FUSC family protein produces MTLPGWRDWAFALKTFGAGMLALFLAFWIDLPNPYWALGTVYITSQVLAGATRSKALYRVLGTLLGAVVTVALVPNLVNAPELLTLAIATWVATCLYFSLLDRTPRSYLMMLGGYTAALIGFPAVGDPGTMFDVAVARAEEITLGILCASLVNTIVLPQSVAPVISGRLDLWLRDARGWVIDVLGRTRATTDTQATRLKLASDAVAFDALATPLRYDMTGAERSADAMATLRQHMLMFLPIASAVSDRIETLERASALPQRLRTLLDAMAAWLASGTTEQAEADRLKADADALEPGLGERPSWDALVLASLLARLRDFIDLRQDARILQRHIADGTPVTEDLTFRYTAAARTIRHRDHGMALLSALGVFLTILVTCAIWIATGWPHGSAAPMMAAVGCCFFAAQDDPAPFIVSFANSAIVGALGAGAYLFAVLPLATTFEMLALALAPALLACGVFMAQPRTAPLAMGAAVNGSAMIALQGSYTGDFAAFTNASVAVIVGMWVAAIVTRLVRSVGAGWSARRLRAVNRRSLARAAGRQGAQNGLELAALMLDRVGLIAPRLAALPSDDAEWTADLLAEVRVGINVVELRRDRRQLSEPARAAVEALLVALSRHFAAEPGKPAPGLLEAVDGALDAVSRDVRRAAGRAALMGLVGVRRGLFPDAPPYRSTLPTTTHPELAA; encoded by the coding sequence GCGCTCTACCGGGTGCTCGGCACCCTGCTCGGGGCCGTGGTCACGGTCGCCCTCGTGCCGAACCTCGTGAACGCGCCGGAACTCCTGACGCTCGCCATCGCGACCTGGGTCGCGACGTGCCTGTACTTCTCCCTCCTCGACCGCACCCCGCGCAGCTACCTGATGATGCTCGGCGGCTACACGGCGGCGCTGATCGGCTTCCCGGCCGTGGGCGATCCCGGGACGATGTTCGATGTCGCGGTGGCCCGGGCCGAGGAGATCACCCTCGGCATCCTCTGCGCCAGCCTCGTGAACACGATCGTGCTGCCGCAATCGGTGGCGCCGGTGATCTCCGGCCGGCTCGACCTCTGGCTGCGCGACGCGCGGGGCTGGGTCATCGACGTCCTCGGCCGCACCCGCGCGACGACGGACACGCAGGCCACCCGGCTGAAGCTGGCCTCGGACGCGGTCGCGTTCGATGCCCTGGCGACGCCGCTGCGCTACGACATGACCGGCGCGGAACGCTCGGCGGATGCCATGGCGACCCTGCGCCAGCACATGCTGATGTTCCTGCCCATCGCCTCGGCGGTCTCGGACCGCATCGAGACGCTGGAGCGGGCGAGCGCGCTGCCGCAGCGCCTGCGCACCCTCCTCGACGCCATGGCCGCCTGGCTCGCCTCCGGAACCACCGAACAGGCCGAGGCCGACCGCCTGAAGGCCGACGCGGACGCCCTCGAACCCGGGCTCGGGGAGCGGCCGTCCTGGGACGCCCTCGTGCTGGCGAGCCTCCTGGCGCGGCTGCGCGACTTCATCGACCTGCGCCAGGACGCGCGGATCCTGCAGCGGCACATCGCGGACGGGACGCCGGTCACCGAGGACCTGACCTTCCGGTACACCGCGGCGGCGCGCACGATCCGCCACCGCGACCACGGCATGGCGCTGCTGTCGGCCCTGGGCGTGTTCCTGACCATCCTGGTCACCTGCGCGATCTGGATCGCGACCGGATGGCCGCACGGCTCGGCGGCCCCGATGATGGCCGCGGTCGGCTGCTGCTTCTTCGCCGCCCAGGACGATCCCGCCCCGTTCATCGTCAGCTTCGCCAACTCGGCCATCGTCGGCGCCCTGGGGGCGGGCGCCTACCTGTTCGCGGTCCTGCCGCTGGCCACCACCTTCGAGATGCTGGCCCTGGCGCTGGCCCCGGCCCTCCTGGCCTGCGGGGTGTTCATGGCCCAGCCGAGGACCGCGCCCCTGGCGATGGGCGCGGCGGTCAACGGCTCGGCCATGATCGCCCTCCAGGGCAGCTACACGGGGGACTTCGCGGCCTTCACCAACGCCTCCGTCGCGGTCATCGTCGGCATGTGGGTCGCGGCCATCGTCACGCGCCTCGTCCGCTCGGTCGGCGCCGGCTGGTCGGCGCGGCGCCTGCGGGCCGTCAACCGCCGCAGCCTCGCCCGCGCCGCCGGGCGCCAGGGCGCGCAGAACGGTCTCGAACTCGCCGCGCTGATGCTCGATCGGGTCGGCCTGATCGCGCCGCGGCTGGCCGCCCTGCCGTCCGACGACGCGGAATGGACCGCCGACCTCCTCGCCGAGGTCCGGGTCGGCATCAACGTCGTGGAACTGCGGCGCGACCGGCGGCAGCTCTCGGAGCCGGCCCGGGCGGCGGTCGAGGCACTCCTCGTCGCGCTGTCGCGGCACTTCGCGGCCGAGCCGGGGAAGCCCGCCCCCGGCCTGCTCGAGGCCGTCGACGGGGCCCTCGACGCCGTCTCCCGCGACGTGCGGCGGGCGGCCGGCCGGGCCGCGCTGATGGGTCTCGTCGGCGTCCGGCGCGGCCTGTTCCCGGACGCGCCGCCCTACCGGTCGACGCTGCCCACCACCACGCATCCGGAGCTCGCGGCATGA
- a CDS encoding YeeE/YedE family protein, whose protein sequence is MDDFTAVSALIGGAMIGASASLLLLLTGRVAGISGILGRLLVPPARGTAWRAAFVAGLVLAPVAYRGLGGDLPPVTIGASFPLLVVAGLLVGFGARLGSGCTSGHGVCGIGRGSPRSLAATGTFMTVAILTVLVARRLVGA, encoded by the coding sequence ATGGATGACTTCACCGCAGTCAGCGCCCTTATCGGCGGAGCGATGATCGGCGCATCCGCGTCGCTCCTCCTCCTCCTCACCGGGCGCGTCGCCGGCATCAGCGGCATCCTCGGCAGGCTCCTGGTCCCGCCCGCGCGCGGGACCGCTTGGCGGGCCGCCTTCGTGGCGGGCCTCGTCCTGGCGCCGGTCGCTTACAGGGGTCTCGGGGGCGACCTGCCGCCGGTGACGATCGGGGCGTCGTTCCCGCTCCTCGTCGTCGCGGGCCTGCTGGTCGGCTTCGGCGCGCGCCTCGGATCCGGCTGCACCAGCGGCCACGGCGTCTGCGGCATAGGCCGCGGCTCGCCCCGCTCGCTGGCCGCCACCGGCACGTTCATGACCGTCGCGATCCTCACCGTCCTCGTCGCGCGGCGTCTCGTCGGAGCCTGA
- a CDS encoding ArsR/SmtB family transcription factor translates to MDVVTPNELLRLQDRAGDAARLLRLLANEKRLLILCLLVARGEMDVTSLAEAVGLSQSALSQHLAKLREDGLVAYRRESQTLHYRLEDPRVARVLATLKDIFCPELA, encoded by the coding sequence ATGGACGTCGTCACGCCGAACGAACTGCTGCGCCTTCAGGACAGGGCCGGCGACGCGGCCCGTCTGCTCCGTCTCCTCGCCAACGAGAAGCGCCTGCTCATTCTGTGCCTGCTGGTCGCCCGCGGCGAGATGGACGTGACGAGCCTCGCCGAGGCGGTCGGACTCAGCCAGTCTGCCCTGTCGCAGCACCTCGCCAAGCTGCGGGAGGACGGGCTGGTCGCGTACCGGCGCGAGAGCCAGACGCTTCACTACCGCCTGGAGGATCCCCGGGTCGCCCGCGTGCTGGCGACCCTCAAGGACATCTTCTGCCCGGAACTCGCCTGA
- a CDS encoding HlyD family secretion protein, whose translation MPRLLALSFRLLVTLGTVAAAIVVGLALWDYYMEAPWTRDGRVRADVVQVAPDVSGLVTEVLVADNQVVKRGDVLFRIDPERFDLALRQAEAVVEGKQATAERAAADYVRYQKLSDAAASQQRVEAARATDLEARAAYGQAVADRDLAKLNLERSAVKAAVNGRITNMELRPGTYVSTGRGVMALIDSDTLRVEGYFEETKLPRIHVGDKASVRLMGETSTLNGRVESFAGGIEDRERTAGSNLLASVNPTFAWVRLAQRIPVRIKLDDVPDETRLVAGRTATVAVASEGGTPHFSLFGSWRGAPEPAARETRSR comes from the coding sequence ATGCCCCGGCTTCTCGCCCTCTCGTTCCGCCTCCTCGTCACCCTCGGGACGGTCGCCGCCGCGATCGTCGTCGGGCTGGCGCTGTGGGACTACTACATGGAGGCGCCGTGGACCCGCGACGGGCGCGTGCGCGCCGACGTGGTGCAGGTGGCCCCCGACGTCTCCGGCCTCGTCACCGAGGTGCTGGTGGCGGACAACCAGGTGGTGAAGCGGGGCGACGTGCTGTTCCGCATCGATCCCGAGCGCTTCGATCTCGCCCTGCGCCAGGCGGAGGCGGTGGTCGAGGGCAAGCAGGCGACCGCCGAGCGGGCCGCCGCCGACTACGTCCGCTATCAGAAGCTCAGCGACGCCGCCGCGTCCCAGCAGAGGGTCGAGGCCGCCCGGGCGACCGACCTGGAGGCCAGGGCGGCGTACGGGCAGGCGGTGGCCGACCGTGACCTCGCCAAGCTCAACCTCGAACGCTCCGCGGTGAAGGCCGCGGTCAACGGGCGCATCACCAACATGGAGCTGCGTCCCGGCACCTACGTGTCCACCGGACGGGGCGTGATGGCGCTCATCGACAGCGACACGCTGCGCGTCGAGGGCTATTTCGAGGAGACGAAGCTCCCGCGCATCCATGTCGGCGACAAGGCCAGCGTCCGCCTGATGGGCGAGACGTCGACGCTGAACGGCCGCGTGGAGAGCTTCGCGGGCGGCATCGAGGATCGCGAGCGCACGGCGGGCTCGAACCTGCTGGCCAGCGTCAACCCGACCTTCGCCTGGGTCCGGCTGGCCCAGCGCATCCCGGTGCGGATCAAGCTGGACGACGTTCCCGACGAGACCCGCCTGGTCGCGGGCCGCACGGCGACGGTCGCGGTCGCGTCCGAGGGCGGGACCCCGCATTTCAGCCTGTTCGGATCCTGGCGCGGGGCGCCGGAGCCCGCCGCCCGGGAGACGAGAAGCCGCTGA
- a CDS encoding DUF1656 domain-containing protein has translation MTGEVDLYGVFVPSLAAWMLIAFALSLLVRRVLARTGFYRMVWHRPLFDLALYVVLLGLVVSVAVPLTS, from the coding sequence ATGACGGGTGAAGTCGACCTGTACGGCGTGTTCGTGCCGAGCCTCGCGGCCTGGATGCTGATCGCCTTCGCCCTGAGCCTGCTCGTGCGGCGGGTGCTGGCCCGGACCGGGTTCTACCGCATGGTCTGGCACCGGCCCTTGTTCGACCTCGCCCTCTACGTCGTGCTCCTCGGCCTCGTCGTCTCGGTCGCGGTCCCTCTCACCTCCTGA